From a single Miscanthus floridulus cultivar M001 chromosome 8, ASM1932011v1, whole genome shotgun sequence genomic region:
- the LOC136468899 gene encoding uncharacterized protein, giving the protein MRDVFFREIVLSASPDVVDRGCVAMAMLECSTEVAFCRVGVDNAWTLLDTKLEFSMGPIVHCQDKFLTINCTGEISVCSSNADGATPTMTLLPSLSPPAGLYHHSYLESNGELHIVGAMVSTFYETQSFTYSSAIYKCNLHDHTSEWSKVRDIGDQTVFVSKHFNESFSGTSNVK; this is encoded by the coding sequence atgagggacgtgttcttccgtgagatcgtgctctcggcgtCGCCTGACGTCGTCGACCGCgggtgcgtggccatggccatgcttgagtgctccacggaggtcgcgttctgccgggttggagtcgacaacgcatggacgctgctcgacaccaaactggagttctccaTGGGGCCCATCGTtcactgccaagacaagttcttgacGATCaactgcactggagaaatctccgtctgcaGTAGCAACGCCGACGGCGCTACTCCAACCAtgacgctgctgccatcgctgtcgccacctgcggggctctACCACCAtagctacctggaatcaaacggtgagctacacattgtgggtgccatggtgagcacatTCTATGAGACACAGAGCTTTACCTACAGCAGTGCGATCTataagtgcaacctccacgaccatACGTCGGAGTGGTCCaaggtgagggacatcggtgaccAGACAgtgttcgtgtctaaacatttcaatgaaagcttcagtggaacaagt